From Candidatus Thermoplasmatota archaeon, one genomic window encodes:
- a CDS encoding oligosaccharide flippase family protein, with the protein MLSRKFTLIFTVNILNGLLGYVALFFIARYMGPVPLGIIGFALGFIGLFSFLADPGIGLAHTKRVSEGKDLATCIGTFLTIKIILTGIMILCIFGAVAFWKFGLGMGFESIEQEIALYIMVIYFALTSISLTFTSTFDARLETAKSQSSQLVATIARMMCVVVVALIGFGTIGLAWAYVCGSIAMLSYALFLFRSYPIGKFSKDYLKSYFHFALPAFLGIVVGVIAVNIDSVMIQLFYGSTDVGYYSGARRISEFLLLFSGATGLLLFPAMSGFHAKNNIPELRNLTHRSERYLSMIVSPITVFTIILAYPIVHVLLSDQFFPSATLLRLLAVFVFIITLSHPYTVQFSSINKPIISAKIGALSAILNICLNLIFIPQSVFGFRFLGWGARGAAFATIIAAFAGFCLTRIIVKRLTSTKSNPRILLHFIAAFVMGAFLILLNAIIYAERWYHLVLFALAGFGIYFSVLYLLNEFKKEDYRLFTETLNPIKMIKYIKRELKD; encoded by the coding sequence ATGCTCTCCAGAAAATTCACGTTAATATTTACCGTTAATATCCTAAACGGCCTACTAGGTTATGTAGCGCTATTTTTTATAGCAAGATATATGGGGCCTGTACCATTAGGTATAATTGGATTTGCCCTAGGATTTATTGGGTTATTCTCTTTCTTAGCCGACCCGGGAATTGGATTAGCGCATACGAAAAGAGTATCTGAAGGAAAAGACCTTGCTACATGCATTGGAACGTTTCTTACAATTAAAATTATTTTAACCGGGATAATGATTTTATGTATATTTGGAGCAGTTGCTTTTTGGAAATTCGGGCTAGGAATGGGATTTGAGAGTATAGAGCAAGAAATCGCTCTATATATAATGGTTATTTATTTCGCGCTCACATCTATTTCTCTTACTTTTACATCGACATTTGACGCAAGACTAGAAACTGCAAAAAGCCAATCGTCCCAACTTGTAGCGACTATTGCTAGAATGATGTGTGTAGTGGTCGTTGCTTTAATAGGGTTTGGTACTATAGGACTTGCTTGGGCATATGTATGTGGTAGCATAGCTATGCTTTCTTATGCATTGTTTCTTTTCAGAAGTTATCCCATTGGCAAATTCAGCAAAGATTATCTCAAAAGTTATTTTCATTTTGCATTACCTGCATTTTTAGGAATCGTGGTGGGTGTAATTGCAGTAAATATTGACAGCGTAATGATACAACTTTTCTATGGCTCTACTGACGTAGGCTACTATTCAGGGGCTCGAAGAATCTCAGAGTTTTTGCTCCTGTTTTCAGGTGCAACCGGTCTCTTGCTATTCCCTGCTATGTCCGGTTTTCATGCAAAAAACAATATTCCAGAGCTCAGAAACTTAACGCATAGGTCAGAGCGCTATCTTTCTATGATAGTATCGCCGATTACAGTATTTACCATAATTCTTGCCTATCCAATTGTGCACGTATTACTAAGCGACCAATTCTTCCCGAGCGCTACTTTGTTGCGCCTCTTAGCAGTATTTGTGTTCATTATCACCTTAAGCCATCCATACACTGTCCAGTTCAGCAGCATTAACAAGCCCATAATATCGGCCAAGATTGGCGCTTTAAGTGCAATACTAAATATATGCTTGAACTTAATTTTCATACCTCAAAGCGTATTTGGATTTAGATTTCTCGGCTGGGGAGCACGCGGCGCAGCTTTTGCAACGATTATCGCGGCTTTCGCTGGCTTTTGTCTAACAAGAATTATTGTAAAAAGGCTTACAAGCACAAAATCAAATCCACGCATACTTTTGCATTTTATAGCTGCGTTTGTAATGGGTGCATTCCTAATCCTTCTTAATGCTATAATCTACGCAGAAAGATGGTATCATCTGGTTTTATTTGCGCTCGCAGGTTTTGGGATATACTTCTCAGTTCTCTATCTCTTGAACGAGTTTAAAAAAGAAGATTATCGGCTCTTTACAGAAACACTAAATCCTATTAAGATGATAAAATACATCAAAAGGGAATTGAAAGATTAA